Proteins encoded in a region of the Campylobacter geochelonis genome:
- a CDS encoding peptidylprolyl isomerase — protein sequence MRDVIKSYDINSEALKGYKFAVIKTDKGDMSLELFPDDAPQTVLNFSELANSGFYDGLNFHRVIPNFVIQGGCPNGSGTGGPGWAIKCECDHQTHHHERGSLSMAHAGRNTGGSQFFVCHSPQPHLDGVHTVFGKIVNEDGLKVLDSIRAGDKIKTIEIKESL from the coding sequence ATGAGAGATGTTATCAAATCATACGATATAAATAGCGAAGCCTTAAAAGGCTATAAATTTGCAGTGATTAAAACCGATAAGGGCGATATGAGTTTGGAACTTTTTCCAGATGATGCTCCACAAACCGTGTTAAACTTCTCGGAGCTAGCAAATTCAGGTTTTTATGATGGATTAAATTTCCACCGCGTTATACCAAATTTTGTTATACAAGGCGGTTGTCCAAACGGAAGCGGCACAGGTGGACCTGGTTGGGCGATAAAATGCGAATGCGACCATCAAACTCATCACCACGAAAGAGGAAGCTTATCTATGGCTCATGCTGGAAGAAATACGGGCGGGAGTCAGTTTTTCGTCTGTCATAGCCCACAACCCCATCTTGATGGCGTTCATACAGTTTTTGGCAAAATTGTAAATGAAGATGGCTTGAAAGTGCTTGATAGTATCCGTGCTGGCGATAAAATCAAAACAATCGAGATAAAAGAGAGTTTATAA
- a CDS encoding phenylacetate--CoA ligase family protein, with protein sequence MIWSKEETLSKDELRNVQNTRFAKMLERIYSNVEFYKAKFDQLGIKPQDIKSVEQLCRLPFTTKKDLRAHYPFGLFATPQSEVVRIHSSSGTSGKPTVVGYTKEDMRIWCEVLARVFSMAGVGKDDVVHNAYGYGLFTGGLGVHYGAETVGAAVVPSSSGFTSRQLMLMRDFGATAITCTPSFVMHLADHAKAEGYDLKKDFKLKCGIFGAEPTSEALKKQIANVWGIKYHDIYGLSEIIGPGVAGGCGQSHGLHIFEDHFYPEIINPKTGIAVPDGENGELVVTTLTKEAIPLLRYRTGDMTSIKTEICPCGRTHRQIMPIIGRSDDMLIINGVNVFPSQIEHVLSKIEGTSLNYQVIVYKKGYLDKIDILVEFGDDFCFDSMSAIENLTKEISSQLLTNLFIHANVKLVEPRTIEVSDTKTKRIIDKRS encoded by the coding sequence ATGATCTGGTCAAAGGAAGAAACACTAAGCAAAGATGAGCTTAGAAACGTTCAAAATACAAGATTTGCTAAAATGCTTGAGCGAATTTACTCAAATGTCGAGTTTTATAAAGCTAAATTTGATCAACTTGGCATAAAACCGCAAGATATAAAAAGCGTTGAGCAGTTATGTCGCCTGCCATTTACTACCAAAAAAGACTTAAGAGCACACTACCCTTTTGGGCTTTTTGCCACTCCTCAAAGCGAAGTTGTTCGAATTCACAGCAGCTCTGGCACAAGTGGTAAGCCAACTGTTGTTGGATATACAAAAGAAGATATGCGAATTTGGTGTGAGGTTTTGGCTCGAGTTTTTAGTATGGCTGGAGTTGGCAAGGACGATGTTGTGCATAATGCTTATGGATATGGGCTATTTACCGGTGGTCTTGGCGTTCACTATGGCGCTGAAACCGTTGGCGCGGCAGTTGTACCAAGTAGCTCTGGTTTTACATCTAGACAGCTTATGCTTATGCGCGATTTTGGCGCAACTGCGATAACTTGCACGCCATCTTTTGTTATGCACTTAGCAGATCATGCTAAGGCTGAGGGATATGATCTTAAAAAAGACTTTAAGTTAAAATGCGGAATCTTTGGAGCTGAACCAACAAGCGAGGCATTAAAAAAGCAAATCGCTAATGTTTGGGGGATAAAATACCACGATATTTACGGACTTAGCGAAATCATTGGCCCTGGCGTTGCTGGTGGTTGTGGACAAAGCCATGGTCTTCATATCTTTGAAGATCACTTTTATCCTGAGATTATAAATCCAAAAACCGGAATCGCCGTACCTGATGGAGAAAACGGCGAACTAGTCGTAACTACACTAACCAAAGAGGCCATCCCGCTACTTCGCTACAGAACTGGCGATATGACTTCGATTAAGACTGAAATTTGCCCTTGTGGTCGCACACATCGCCAAATCATGCCGATAATTGGACGAAGCGATGATATGCTTATCATAAATGGCGTTAATGTCTTCCCAAGCCAAATCGAGCATGTTCTTTCAAAGATAGAAGGAACTAGTCTGAACTATCAAGTTATAGTGTATAAAAAGGGATATTTGGATAAAATCGATATATTGGTTGAATTTGGGGATGATTTTTGTTTTGATAGTATGAGTGCGATTGAAAATTTAACCAAAGAAATTTCATCGCAACTTTTAACCAACCTTTTCATTCATGCTAATGTAAAGTTAGTTGAGCCACGCACCATCGAAGTTAGCGATACAAAAACCAAACGCATTATCGATAAAAGGAGCTAG
- a CDS encoding thiamine pyrophosphate-dependent enzyme, whose translation MKQILMGNEAIALGLIHADVDVVSGYPGTPSSEILTNYQKLKDKLNLTAYAEWATNEKVGYEVAYANAMSGKNSCATMKQVGLNVASDALMSSAYIGNIGAMLLISADDPGFYSSQTEQDSRTFAKFARIPVLDPASPQEAYDFVKLGVEISRKFESPFMLRPVMRVGHARGICEVEENHEFNPPKANFIKNTNRWAGVPPGPRSVQGGELLNKVEQIRDYNLQTFISPKIAELKGAKTLCISSGVASTYVREAIEENKLDAEVLKLDMPYPLPYHKLNELCKSYEQVIIFEEPYPCIEEQLNAPNLLGKFSGHVHQIHEFSKEKVIESFKKARLFNDSNPYQASKFNAHSIASRPPTLCPGCPHRDVFYAMTRTFRSKNSIYVSDIGCYTLGLNQNAIDSFLCMGASVSMASGFSLAHPEKTVISTIGDSTFLHSGVTGLINAIYQKHKFILLIMDNSIAAMTGRQTTPERSNPENIDIKRIVEGCGITCHEYVYKPDMNKTLDFMKELKEIYKTSDMPIVAVIREFCVLDKERSNKLLPHKLVSVDSDKCVECDTCISKYKCPPMSYGENHKVEIDPFLCAGCAACIDGLCPTDAFVLADLGEEK comes from the coding sequence ATGAAACAAATTTTAATGGGAAACGAAGCCATCGCATTAGGGCTGATTCACGCTGATGTGGATGTCGTTTCTGGATATCCAGGCACTCCATCTAGCGAGATTTTAACCAACTATCAAAAACTTAAAGATAAACTAAATTTAACCGCATACGCCGAATGGGCGACAAACGAAAAGGTTGGTTATGAGGTCGCTTACGCAAACGCAATGAGTGGCAAAAACTCCTGTGCTACAATGAAACAAGTAGGACTAAATGTCGCAAGTGACGCGCTAATGAGCTCAGCTTATATAGGAAATATTGGCGCCATGCTTCTAATCAGCGCTGATGATCCGGGCTTTTACTCATCTCAAACAGAGCAAGATAGCCGAACTTTTGCCAAATTTGCCCGCATTCCAGTTCTTGATCCAGCCTCTCCACAAGAAGCTTATGACTTTGTTAAACTTGGTGTTGAAATCTCTCGCAAATTTGAAAGCCCGTTTATGCTTCGTCCAGTTATGCGAGTAGGTCATGCAAGAGGAATTTGTGAAGTTGAAGAAAATCATGAGTTTAACCCACCAAAAGCAAATTTTATCAAAAACACAAACCGCTGGGCAGGTGTTCCACCAGGTCCACGAAGCGTGCAAGGTGGCGAACTTTTAAACAAAGTTGAGCAAATCAGAGATTATAACTTACAAACTTTCATCTCTCCAAAAATCGCAGAACTAAAAGGTGCAAAAACGCTTTGTATATCAAGTGGCGTCGCATCAACTTATGTGCGTGAGGCTATAGAAGAAAACAAGCTTGATGCTGAAGTTTTAAAACTAGATATGCCATATCCACTTCCATATCATAAGCTTAATGAGCTTTGTAAAAGCTACGAACAAGTTATAATTTTTGAAGAGCCATATCCTTGTATCGAAGAGCAGTTAAATGCACCAAATTTGCTTGGTAAATTTAGCGGACACGTTCATCAAATCCACGAATTTAGCAAAGAAAAAGTTATAGAAAGTTTCAAAAAAGCCAGACTTTTTAACGATTCAAACCCTTATCAAGCATCTAAATTTAACGCCCATTCCATAGCCTCTCGCCCACCTACTCTTTGTCCTGGCTGTCCGCACAGAGATGTGTTTTATGCGATGACTAGGACATTTCGCTCTAAAAACTCTATCTATGTAAGCGACATCGGCTGTTACACACTTGGACTTAACCAAAACGCCATTGACTCGTTTTTATGTATGGGAGCAAGCGTTTCTATGGCCAGTGGTTTTAGCCTTGCGCATCCTGAAAAAACGGTTATTTCAACCATCGGCGATAGTACGTTTTTACACAGTGGCGTTACTGGGCTTATAAATGCAATCTATCAAAAGCATAAATTTATACTTCTTATCATGGATAACTCAATCGCAGCAATGACTGGTCGCCAAACCACACCAGAACGCTCAAACCCTGAAAATATCGATATAAAACGCATAGTTGAAGGATGTGGGATAACCTGTCATGAGTATGTTTACAAACCTGATATGAATAAAACTCTTGACTTTATGAAAGAGTTAAAAGAGATTTATAAAACCTCGGATATGCCGATAGTTGCTGTTATCAGAGAGTTTTGTGTGCTTGATAAAGAGCGTTCAAACAAGCTCTTGCCACACAAACTTGTAAGCGTTGATAGTGATAAATGCGTTGAGTGCGATACCTGTATCAGCAAATACAAATGCCCTCCGATGAGCTATGGTGAAAATCACAAAGTCGAGATTGATCCGTTTTTATGCGCTGGATGCGCAGCGTGTATAGATGGACTTTGTCCAACTGACGCCTTTGTTTTGGCTGATTTAGGAGAGGAAAAATGA
- a CDS encoding 2-oxoacid:acceptor oxidoreductase family protein produces the protein MRYQILITGFGGQGAVFLVKLLSIASSLKGYNCIGTENHGMSQRGGSVSCGIKIGDFYSPNIDENSADLIIALEKDEALRYIHFLNQKDGVLVVNSDDKFDKIKQKHIKFDAFAKAKNGDFDIGGLNVYMLGVAMKNVENFPFSFDEIARSLEIFNPKVSSKNTQILRLAMEEK, from the coding sequence ATGAGGTATCAAATTCTAATAACAGGTTTTGGCGGACAAGGCGCTGTGTTTTTGGTAAAGCTTTTAAGCATAGCTTCATCGCTTAAAGGATATAACTGTATAGGCACAGAAAATCACGGCATGAGTCAAAGAGGTGGTTCAGTATCGTGTGGGATAAAAATAGGCGATTTTTACTCACCAAACATCGATGAAAACAGCGCAGACTTAATCATCGCACTTGAAAAAGATGAAGCCCTTCGCTATATACACTTTTTAAACCAAAAAGATGGCGTTTTAGTCGTAAATAGCGATGATAAATTTGATAAAATCAAGCAAAAACACATCAAATTTGACGCCTTTGCAAAGGCAAAAAACGGCGATTTTGACATCGGCGGATTAAATGTTTACATGCTTGGAGTTGCTATGAAAAATGTCGAGAATTTCCCATTTAGTTTTGATGAGATAGCTCGTTCATTAGAGATTTTTAACCCAAAAGTATCTAGCAAAAATACTCAAATTTTACGCCTTGCAATGGAGGAGAAATGA
- a CDS encoding GNAT family N-acetyltransferase, producing the protein MVQKANLDDGKSVINLLALAMESALFAFGSSDEKIAKTIFCELFKKDDTKFSHNNIFVKKLDGKVVGAICFCRTDKEDELLKIGEKYINALGFTSSLKVEGCGKSLYIDSLAVDEEYRHKGIAKELIDEVCNEAKRLSLSEVSLLVSLQKPITQSYYEKLGFKCESELWLYGEKYRYMIKTV; encoded by the coding sequence ATGGTACAAAAAGCAAATTTAGATGATGGAAAAAGTGTTATTAACTTGCTTGCTTTGGCGATGGAAAGTGCGCTTTTTGCCTTTGGAAGCAGTGATGAAAAGATAGCAAAAACGATTTTTTGTGAGCTGTTTAAAAAAGATGATACTAAATTTAGCCACAACAACATTTTTGTTAAAAAGTTAGATGGTAAAGTTGTTGGAGCGATTTGCTTTTGTAGGACTGATAAAGAAGATGAGCTTTTAAAAATAGGCGAAAAATATATAAACGCGCTTGGTTTTACTAGTTCGTTAAAGGTCGAAGGATGTGGCAAGAGCCTATATATCGATAGTTTAGCCGTTGATGAAGAATATAGACATAAAGGCATAGCAAAAGAGCTGATAGATGAAGTTTGCAACGAAGCAAAAAGGCTTTCATTAAGCGAAGTTTCGCTTTTGGTTAGTTTACAAAAGCCCATTACTCAGAGTTATTATGAAAAACTTGGTTTTAAGTGCGAGAGTGAGCTTTGGCTTTATGGCGAAAAGTATAGATATATGATAAAAACAGTTTAA
- a CDS encoding heavy metal translocating P-type ATPase encodes MSQKIKFNIVGMTCVNCSNAIERVTKKIDGVNDANVSFTSSLGEFDVENESVVNSIKAKIQKLGYEIATDYEELESKKQKALKAFRNKLILAAILTAVIMYFHMFYHHGKLSSSIQFILTFVVVFYCGKSFFIHGYGALRNKNFDMNVLVSLGTLTAFLYSSFIFFFPNLVDAKFAYVYFESAAMIVTFILFGKFLEENSKLKANDYIKSLLNLTPKMALLLKKDGTSEEILADKLQIGDIVMVKSGMTLPCDGVVVGGGAEVDTSVLTGESLPIYKKIGDMVNAGCVNTNGYLNVKVITSKHETLLARITKLLSEAGAKKMPISKLADRVANIFVPSVIVIAVLTFVIWAICGNPYYGMMTAIAVLVISCPCALGLATPIAIVCALSNSAKNGMLVKNPEVMEILKDVKTVVFDKTGTLTKGEISVYKTNLDKENLLKIANAELLSEHLISKAVVKFAIDSGLSLSKSSDKFENIVGKGIKVADGKILVGSEKLLNENAIFLTQNQKSEFEEFLANGFGVILAVIDGEYVGYIALSDSVRDSSKSLINELREKGVTSVMLTGDNEKVAKFIASSLGIDKVHFNVLPQEKLSIIQEYQKGSKVIFVGDGVNDALSLKGADCGIAMNSGSDIAKGAGDILLVNNNLNSVSKLINLSEKTMNVIKQNLFWAFFYNIICIPIAAGVLYPSFGVLLNPAYAALAMSFSSVTVVLNSLRLKFGRI; translated from the coding sequence ATGTCGCAAAAAATCAAATTTAACATAGTTGGCATGACATGTGTCAACTGCTCAAATGCCATAGAGCGGGTTACTAAAAAAATCGATGGAGTCAATGACGCAAATGTCAGCTTCACCTCTTCTTTGGGTGAATTTGATGTAGAAAACGAAAGCGTTGTAAACTCTATAAAAGCAAAAATTCAAAAGCTCGGATATGAGATAGCAACTGATTATGAAGAGCTTGAAAGCAAAAAGCAAAAAGCGCTTAAAGCTTTTAGAAACAAGCTTATACTTGCTGCTATTTTAACAGCTGTTATCATGTATTTTCATATGTTTTATCATCATGGAAAGTTAAGTTCTAGCATTCAGTTTATCTTAACTTTTGTTGTTGTTTTTTACTGTGGAAAAAGCTTTTTTATCCATGGATACGGCGCTTTACGAAACAAAAATTTTGATATGAATGTGCTTGTTTCACTAGGAACGCTAACGGCGTTTTTATACTCTAGCTTTATATTTTTCTTTCCAAATTTAGTCGATGCAAAATTTGCTTATGTCTACTTTGAGTCCGCTGCTATGATAGTTACTTTTATACTTTTTGGTAAGTTTTTAGAAGAGAATTCAAAACTTAAAGCAAATGACTATATAAAATCTTTGTTAAATTTAACACCTAAAATGGCGCTTTTGCTTAAAAAAGATGGAACAAGTGAGGAAATTTTAGCTGATAAACTTCAAATCGGCGATATAGTCATGGTAAAAAGCGGTATGACGCTTCCTTGCGATGGCGTTGTAGTCGGCGGTGGCGCTGAGGTTGATACATCGGTTTTAACTGGAGAAAGTCTGCCTATATATAAAAAAATCGGCGATATGGTAAATGCTGGGTGTGTTAATACAAATGGCTACTTAAATGTAAAAGTTATAACTTCAAAACACGAAACCTTGCTTGCTCGTATAACAAAGCTTTTAAGCGAAGCAGGGGCTAAAAAGATGCCTATATCAAAGCTTGCTGATAGGGTTGCAAACATCTTTGTGCCAAGCGTTATCGTTATCGCGGTTTTGACTTTTGTTATTTGGGCGATTTGTGGAAATCCATACTATGGTATGATGACAGCTATCGCCGTGCTTGTGATATCGTGTCCTTGCGCTCTTGGTCTTGCAACGCCTATAGCGATAGTTTGTGCGCTTTCAAATTCAGCTAAAAATGGAATGTTAGTTAAAAACCCAGAAGTTATGGAAATTTTAAAAGATGTTAAAACGGTTGTTTTTGATAAAACTGGGACTCTAACAAAGGGCGAAATTTCAGTATATAAGACAAATTTAGATAAGGAAAATCTTTTAAAAATAGCAAACGCAGAGCTTTTAAGCGAACATCTTATATCAAAAGCGGTTGTTAAATTTGCTATTGATAGTGGGCTAAGCCTATCAAAAAGTAGTGATAAATTTGAAAACATAGTTGGCAAAGGTATAAAAGTCGCTGATGGTAAAATTTTAGTCGGTAGTGAAAAACTGCTCAATGAAAACGCTATATTTTTAACACAAAATCAAAAGAGCGAATTTGAAGAGTTTTTAGCAAATGGTTTTGGTGTTATTTTAGCTGTAATTGATGGCGAATATGTCGGATACATCGCGCTTAGCGACAGTGTTAGAGATAGTTCAAAAAGCCTTATAAATGAGCTTCGTGAAAAGGGCGTGACTTCTGTTATGCTAACTGGAGATAACGAAAAGGTGGCTAAATTTATAGCTTCAAGTTTAGGCATAGACAAAGTTCATTTTAATGTGCTTCCGCAAGAAAAATTAAGCATTATACAAGAGTATCAAAAAGGCTCAAAAGTGATTTTTGTAGGCGATGGGGTAAATGACGCATTATCACTAAAGGGCGCAGACTGCGGTATCGCTATGAATAGTGGAAGCGATATAGCAAAGGGTGCGGGGGATATTTTGCTAGTAAATAACAACCTAAATTCAGTATCAAAACTGATAAATTTATCAGAAAAAACGATGAATGTTATAAAGCAAAATTTGTTTTGGGCGTTTTTTTACAACATCATCTGTATCCCAATAGCCGCTGGAGTGCTATATCCTAGCTTTGGAGTGCTGCTAAATCCAGCTTATGCTGCACTTGCTATGAGTTTTAGTTCAGTTACTGTCGTGCTAAACTCGCTTAGACTTAAATTTGGGCGCATTTAA
- a CDS encoding tetratricopeptide repeat protein: protein MKKIIVFILLVVGGTVIYNQFLKEPEYIKIRAIDGISTVKNSKFLEKSCNKNVAKDCYYLGEYIMTFEKNPDKNKAKSLFEKACNLNEAFGCTLLSMHFYDARPYSYDKETYNYKKARELYQQACDLNDGYGCALLALLIFDSEKNEEAYFNLSKKACDLEDRQGCLNLATIYQTGDLGAIKKDSALYKRYSKLAIDYAFKSKSLSHNYHKK, encoded by the coding sequence ATGAAAAAAATTATCGTTTTTATTCTTCTTGTAGTTGGTGGCACAGTTATATATAATCAATTTTTAAAAGAGCCAGAATATATAAAAATACGTGCAATAGATGGTATTTCAACCGTTAAAAACTCGAAGTTTTTAGAAAAAAGTTGTAATAAAAATGTTGCAAAAGATTGCTACTATTTGGGTGAATATATTATGACTTTTGAAAAGAATCCAGATAAAAATAAAGCAAAAAGTCTCTTTGAAAAAGCTTGTAACTTAAATGAAGCCTTTGGATGCACCTTGCTTAGTATGCATTTTTATGATGCTAGACCATATAGCTATGACAAGGAAACGTATAATTACAAAAAAGCTAGAGAACTTTATCAACAAGCTTGTGATTTAAACGATGGATATGGTTGTGCTTTACTTGCTTTGCTCATTTTTGATTCAGAGAAAAACGAAGAAGCATACTTTAATCTAAGTAAAAAAGCTTGTGATTTAGAAGATAGACAAGGTTGTTTAAATTTAGCCACTATCTATCAAACCGGAGACCTTGGAGCAATAAAAAAAGATAGTGCTTTATACAAACGTTATAGTAAACTAGCCATTGATTATGCATTTAAAAGCAAAAGTCTTTCGCATAACTATCATAAAAAATAG
- a CDS encoding heavy-metal-associated domain-containing protein produces the protein MKFKVNNINCEHCANTIKKALRDDFGDIQVDVTTKEVSLKLDEKDVENFKSEMDDLGFEVVERLD, from the coding sequence ATGAAATTTAAAGTAAACAACATAAATTGCGAGCATTGTGCAAATACAATCAAAAAAGCGTTAAGAGATGATTTTGGCGATATACAAGTCGATGTTACTACTAAAGAAGTTAGCCTAAAATTAGATGAAAAAGATGTTGAAAATTTTAAATCCGAAATGGATGATTTAGGTTTTGAAGTAGTAGAAAGACTAGACTAA
- a CDS encoding YebC/PmpR family DNA-binding transcriptional regulator translates to MGRAFEYRRASKEARWGKMSKLFPKLGKAITVAAKEGGTDPDMNPKLRTAIMTAKAQNMPKDNIDAAIKRANGKDSSDIKTIHYDGKGPHGALIIVECATDNPTRTVANVKAYFSKNGGEFLPTGSLSFMFSRKAVFEVKTPKMDIEELELTMIDFGMTDIEVNEADDEHEGNVVIYGEYESFGELNRGVEELGLELISANLKFIPNNKQEFSDSELEDIEKLIDKLEDDDDVQAVYTNIE, encoded by the coding sequence ATGGGACGAGCGTTTGAATACAGACGAGCCTCAAAAGAGGCAAGATGGGGAAAGATGAGTAAACTTTTTCCAAAACTTGGAAAAGCGATAACAGTAGCTGCTAAAGAAGGTGGCACCGATCCTGATATGAACCCAAAACTTCGCACCGCAATCATGACTGCAAAAGCACAAAATATGCCAAAAGACAACATTGACGCTGCGATAAAAAGGGCAAATGGCAAAGATAGTAGCGATATCAAAACTATTCATTACGACGGCAAAGGTCCTCATGGCGCACTTATCATCGTTGAGTGTGCCACAGATAATCCAACTAGAACAGTTGCAAATGTAAAGGCGTATTTTAGTAAAAATGGTGGAGAGTTTTTGCCAACTGGAAGTCTTAGTTTTATGTTTTCGCGCAAGGCTGTTTTTGAGGTAAAGACTCCAAAAATGGATATCGAAGAGCTTGAGCTTACGATGATTGACTTTGGAATGACTGATATCGAGGTAAATGAAGCTGATGATGAGCATGAGGGAAATGTCGTGATTTACGGTGAGTATGAGAGCTTTGGCGAGCTAAATCGCGGCGTTGAAGAGCTTGGACTTGAGCTTATAAGTGCAAATTTAAAATTTATCCCAAACAACAAACAAGAATTTAGCGATAGCGAACTTGAAGATATCGAAAAACTTATCGACAAACTCGAAGATGACGATGATGTTCAAGCAGTTTACACAAATATAGAATAA
- a CDS encoding SPFH domain-containing protein, which produces MLVIIVICIIIPMLFRRVVETNEVHIVQSADKTVSYGKDTGNGNSYYEFPSWVPIFGVTKIVLPVSVFSIKIEDYEAYDLGRLPFVVDITAFFRISDSNLAAQRVSSFDELNIQLTNIIQGSIRSILSSRVLEDILQIRSELGEDFTTAVKGQLESWGIEPVKNIELMDIRDSNGSQVIFNIMEKKKSLIEKESRIEVANNLKEAQIAEIEAIQAKEVKQQEANKIVGLKTVENEREVAISDEQAKQLIKEQQKITQEKQMEVVRVTDVKTAEIKKQVEIVKAEQEQQKIEIDALARKNAKIRDAEAQKENQILIAQGDKEQQFLAAAALLEMKDKESQGIHKIGSAEAEALRLKELAPVNAQIELAREIGENQGYQTYLISIKQIEATRDIGLEQAKALSNADLKIIANEGNISDGMNKIQDVLSSKGGTNLAAMLEGLSQSEIGKQVIEKFVKPKD; this is translated from the coding sequence ATGCTTGTTATTATCGTGATTTGTATTATTATACCGATGCTTTTTCGCCGAGTTGTAGAGACAAATGAAGTCCACATCGTCCAATCTGCCGATAAAACAGTAAGTTATGGAAAAGATACTGGGAATGGCAACAGCTACTATGAGTTTCCTAGCTGGGTTCCTATCTTTGGAGTTACTAAAATAGTCTTGCCGGTTAGTGTTTTTAGTATCAAAATCGAAGATTATGAGGCGTATGATTTAGGGCGTTTACCTTTTGTTGTTGATATTACGGCGTTTTTTAGAATTTCAGACTCAAATTTAGCTGCTCAAAGGGTTAGTAGCTTTGATGAGTTAAACATCCAGCTAACAAACATCATCCAAGGCTCAATCCGTTCTATTTTATCAAGTCGCGTGCTTGAAGATATACTTCAAATTCGTTCCGAACTAGGCGAAGACTTCACAACTGCTGTAAAAGGACAGCTTGAAAGCTGGGGAATAGAGCCGGTTAAAAACATCGAACTTATGGATATAAGAGATAGCAATGGTTCGCAAGTTATCTTTAACATCATGGAAAAGAAAAAGTCTTTGATAGAAAAAGAGAGCAGAATCGAAGTCGCAAACAACCTAAAAGAGGCTCAAATCGCAGAAATCGAAGCAATTCAGGCAAAAGAGGTAAAACAGCAAGAGGCTAATAAAATCGTAGGCTTAAAAACAGTTGAAAATGAACGAGAAGTCGCTATCAGCGATGAACAAGCTAAACAACTTATCAAAGAACAGCAAAAAATCACTCAAGAAAAACAGATGGAAGTTGTCAGAGTAACAGATGTAAAGACTGCTGAGATTAAAAAACAAGTAGAAATCGTAAAAGCAGAGCAAGAACAACAAAAAATAGAAATAGATGCCCTAGCTCGTAAAAACGCCAAAATTCGCGACGCAGAGGCACAAAAAGAAAACCAAATTCTAATCGCACAAGGCGATAAAGAGCAACAATTCTTAGCAGCTGCTGCTTTGTTAGAGATGAAAGATAAAGAGTCTCAAGGTATCCATAAAATCGGCTCTGCAGAAGCCGAAGCACTTCGTTTAAAAGAGCTAGCGCCAGTTAATGCTCAAATCGAACTAGCAAGAGAAATAGGTGAAAATCAAGGATATCAAACATATCTTATCTCTATAAAACAAATCGAAGCAACTCGCGACATCGGACTTGAGCAAGCAAAAGCTCTAAGCAATGCTGATCTTAAAATCATCGCAAATGAAGGAAATATAAGTGATGGTATGAACAAAATTCAAGATGTGCTTTCAAGCAAAGGTGGAACCAATTTAGCTGCGATGTTAGAGGGGCTTTCGCAAAGTGAAATCGGCAAGCAGGTGATAGAAAAATTCGTTAAACCTAAAGACTAG
- a CDS encoding ACT domain-containing protein: protein MNQLSIFLENKPGELTQLTQILSDVKVSIDSIMIAETSSFGVVRLITKDYERAMNELKSAGFSVRVIKVIGVLMQNEVGAFHKIVELLSKNSININYCYSFYSGDNKGVFVFSVDKVELAKELLEKVEFHLVEYV from the coding sequence ATGAATCAATTAAGTATATTTTTAGAAAACAAACCAGGTGAGCTTACACAGCTTACTCAAATTTTAAGCGATGTTAAAGTTTCGATTGATTCAATTATGATAGCTGAGACTTCTAGCTTTGGCGTTGTACGTCTTATAACAAAAGACTATGAACGCGCTATGAATGAGCTAAAATCAGCTGGATTTAGTGTGCGAGTTATAAAGGTGATTGGTGTTTTGATGCAAAATGAAGTTGGAGCATTCCATAAAATAGTCGAACTTCTATCAAAAAATAGCATAAACATCAACTACTGCTACAGCTTTTACTCTGGCGATAACAAAGGCGTTTTTGTCTTTAGTGTCGATAAAGTAGAGCTTGCAAAAGAACTTTTAGAAAAAGTTGAGTTTCATTTGGTGGAGTATGTATAA